The Anopheles merus strain MAF chromosome 2L, AmerM5.1, whole genome shotgun sequence genome has a segment encoding these proteins:
- the LOC121594614 gene encoding filamin-A isoform X3, which translates to MELPKGAKITHTGLLQHTPDGKTELQKITQAGLVARSPEGTAAKGMNIRGNEDLWVEIQANTFKNWVNEHLRESGLQVIEFHEDFCDGTLLCALVEGLQKRPLKPSWNKRPANQHHYLENVTTALNAIEADGVKLVNIGNVDIVNGNVKLILGLIWSLIVRYQIGRSKFPPRKLMLAWLQAALPDCKVSNLTTDWNSGVLLSALLDYCEPGLFPHWRTLNQSESVRNCERAMNLAYERFGIPKVLEPEYLASRWLDELSGMTYLSYFMRPGGPGYNATMKWVNGQIKRPVTNFTSDFNDGKVFCEIIKDLGGPVPDPHKLSSDPSQWESNQQKVIDGGLKLGVKPVLAAKDMATADEEHLGVMAYTTWLRWVVPRPPLANMLTVQLESTSGRVGEPTEFRVEALSRDVDMSRVRAYVGTPNTNTLQQVRLGARGEGTFVPDKYGMHEIVLEIDDNQLGGHFFRVLPRLVHVAPPGMAPCALGSLVEVLVNATGAPKTEDILVTAYSPSGRPLKCPLKKIEEGHSAIFKPDEAGVWEIAITYQGRHIQGGPFTCAVFDPSGVSVHGLDGAMPLRAHSFEVDARGVGVAGELHVDIVHEKRSLVCSVERLQENKYQVTFMPRSNGKHRVYVYFNGYDVKGSPFIMKVGSKGRSGKTRTSPHQHDGKLRSESPSYHFNASSLTRKADTQSGSLRREIYSPPTVQKSGSRSPQDYEPGGYIKSTSKETYTSRVMSPARHSPSPKLLFPATETDYSGGFRRSTELLSQRRDSDELKTSPVRLGGGGGGGVDEAASSYVKTIRTENHTTKTIRTVLDGESSPIAHIRASPGLKSPQTVVSATLLDTRTASPKPLITTTSTSTSSTRYIPSPVTEQRVASPIAMHEKSNGTYKVTERNSTYKSTVTRDVVRDSPTLERVVRSPLTTAAGASVVDYSSNIKVNGANGQPSRRDSYDVINKTKHLFSQNSLESLANLTERQLNTDLTYDRSTLDNQTEKNTHFNKFSLGTETQPRRPVIEDEGLYRAGGYLKNYRTESNESRYESKYSSQLKGGFEPIGRDVSGARAIRVQDIPDGVLGRPVEFEIDGSQAGSGNLEILVNGGRVTSAVRALGNQRFIASFTPHESGTHTVQITFNEETVPGSPWNINIMSSPGLTALGESTRLVPANLPAVFEVLPPPGASIRGSDCVATVLSPSKTKVSARVTHESANGSLRIEFVPSEVGTHIIEASIGGTTLVGGPLIAKVYDSSLIQVTDVNGGVVGQPCQFRVDASAAGEGQLEISINEGEVPNHVQVVGGGRCLVSFTPEQAKPHLIDIKFNGETVIGCPFVCSVADTSRVLLNLTNLELIPVNRPASFHITVSGGGAAELAVSVRGPQGELPVRVTGDIHAGFTAEFTPNHVGAHTINVEYNGYPVQGTPFVAKSYDATKVAVGSVSKGTVGRPVQFTVDAGDAGEGNLEITISAKGHNIPTQVHPQGNAKFAVSFVPAEPCEHIINVSFNKMLVPGCPITVIINGGTTGPQVSLGGPGPLHMPNSLVINHAGGRLEDIEVNVEGRRRLLY; encoded by the exons ATGGAGCTGCCGAAGGGAGcgaaaatcacacacaccGGGCTGCTGCAGCACACGCCCGATGGCAAGACGGAGCTGCAGAAGATCACCCAGGCCGGGCTGGTGGCCCGCTCGCCCGAGGGTACGGCCGCCAAGGGCATGAACATACGCGGAAATGAGGATCTGTGGGTCGAGATTCAGGCCAACACGTTCAAGAACTGGGTGAACGAGCATCTGCGCGAGTCCGGGCTTCAG GTGATTGAGTTCCACGAGGACTTTTGCGACGGCACGCTGCTCTGTGCGCTCGTCGAAGGGCTGCAGAAGCGCCCGCTCAAACCGTCCTGGAACAAGCGGCCCGCCAACCAGCACCACTACCTGGAGAACGTGACCACCGCGCTGAACGCGATCGAGGCGGACGGCGTCAAGCTGGTCAACATCGGCAATGTGGACATCGTGAACGGGAACGTGAAGCTCATCCTGGGCCTGATCTGGTCGCTGATCGTGCGCTACCAGATCGGGCGGAGTAAGTTCCCGCCGCGCAAGCTGATGCTCGCCTGGTTGCAGGCCGCCCTGCCCGACTGCAAGGTGAGCAATCTGACCACGGACTGGAACAGTGGCGTGCTGCTGTCCGCCCTGCTGGACTACTGCGAGCCGGGCCTGTTCCCGCACTGGCGCACGCTCAACCAGAGCGAATCGGTGCGCAACTGCGAGCGGGCCATGAACCTGGCGTACGAGCGGTTCGGCATACCGAAGGTGCTCGAGCCGGAGTATCTCGCTTCGCGCTGGCTGGACGAGCTGTCCGGCATGACGTACCTGTCCTACTTCATGCGCCCGGGCGGACCGGGCTACAACGCGACGATGAAGTGGGTGAACGGACAGATCAAGCGCCCCGTGACCAACTTTACG AGTGACTTCAACGATGGAAAAGTGTTCTGCGAAATCATCAAAGATCTTGGCGGCCCGGTGCCCGACCCGCACAAGCTCAGCTCGGACCCGTCCCAGTGGGAGAGCAACCAGCAGAAGGTGATCGACGGTGGCCTCAAGCTGGGCGTTAAGCCCGTCCTGGCCGCGAAGGATATGGCCACGGCCGACGAGGAGCATCTGGGCGTGATGGCGTACACGACCTGGCTGCGGTGGGTCGTCCCACGCCCGCCGCTAGCGAACATGCTGACGGTGCAGCTCGAGAGCACCTCCGGACGGGTCGGCGAGCCGACCGAGTTCCGGGTCGAGGCGCTGTCGCGCGATGTCGACATGTCGCGGGTGCGGGCGTACGTCGGCACGCCCAACACGAACACGCTCCAGCAGGTGCGGCTAGGTGCGCGGGGCGAGGGCACCTTCGTGCCGGACAAGTACGGCATGCACGAGATCGTGCTCGAGATCGATGACAACCA ACTCGGTGGACACTTCTTCCGGGTACTCCCAAGGCTTGTACACGTGGCCCCGCCCGGTATGGCGCCGTGCGCCCTCGGAAGCCTTGTGGAAGTGCTGGTCAACGCAACCGGTGCGCCGAAAACCGAGGACATCCTAGTGACCGCCTACAGTCCTTCCGGGCGACCGCTCAAGTGTCCGTTGAAGAAG ATCGAGGAAGGACACAGTGCCATTTTCAAGCCGGACGAAGCCGGCGTGTGGGAAATTGCCATAACGTACCAGGGCCGCCACATCCAGGGCGGCCCGTTCACCTGCGCCGTGTTCGACCCGAGCGGCGTGTCCGTGCACGGGCTGGACGGCGCGATGCCGCTGCGCGCGCACTCGTTCGAGGTGGACGCGCGCGGTGTCGGGGTGGCCGGCGAGCTGCACGTCGACATCGTGCACGAGAAGCGCTCGCTGGTCTGTTCGGTCGAGCGGCTGCAGGAGAACAAGTACCAGGTCACGTTTATGCCGCGCTCGAACGGCAAGCACCGCGTGTACGTGTACTTCAACGGGTACGACGTCAAGGGGTCGCCCTTTATCATGAAGGTCGGCTCGAAGGGGCGGTCGGGCAAGACGCGAACCAGCCCGCACCAGCACGACGGCAAGCTGCGCTCGGAAAGCCCCTCGTACCATTTCAATGCGTCCTCGCTGACGCGCAAGGCAGACACGCAGAGTGGATCGCTGAGGCGCGAGATCTACTCGCCACCGACGGTGCAAAAGTCGGGCTCACGGTCGCCGCAGGACTACGAGCCGGGCGGGTACATCAAAAGCACCAGCAAGGAGACGTACACGAGCCGCGTAATGTCCCCGGCCCGGCACAGTCCCTCGCCGAAGCTGCTGTTCCCGGCGACCGAGACGGATTATTCCGGCGGCTTTCGGCGCAGTACGGAGCTGCTGTCTCAGCGGCGTGATTCGGACGAGCTGAAGACGAGCCCGGTACggttgggtggtggtggtggcggcggcgtcgACGAAGCCGCCAGCTCGTACGTGAAGACGATCCGCACGGAAAACCACACCACCAAGACGATCCGTACCGTGCTCGACGGGGAGAGCAGCCCGATCGCCCACATCCGCGCCAGCCCCGGGCTGAAAAGCCCGCAAACGGTCGTGTCGGCGACGCTGCTGGATACACGCACGGCCAGCCCGAAACCGCTGATCacgaccaccagcaccagcacgtcCAGCACCCGGTACATACCGTCGCCGGTGACGGAGCAGCGCGTCGCCAGCCCGATTGCGATGCACGAAAAGTCCAACGGCACGTACAAGGTGACGGAGCGTAACTCGACCTACAAGTCGACGGTAACGCGTGACGTCGTGCGGGACAGCCCGACGCTCGAGCGGGTCGTCCGCAGTCCGCTGACCACGGCCGCCGGCGCCAGCGTGGTGGACTACTCCTCCAACATTAAGGTGAACGGGGCGAACGGGCAACCGTCGCGCCGGGACAGCTACGACGTGATCAACAAAACGAAGCATCTGTTCTCGCAGAACTCGCTGGAATCGCTGGCCAATCTTACCGAGCGGCAGCTCAACACGGACCTCACGTACGACCGCTCGACGCTGGACAATCAGACGGAGAAGAACACACACTTTAACAAGTTTTCGCTCGGCACGGAGACGCAGCCGAGACGTCCGGTGATCGAGGACGAGGGACTGTACCGTGCCGGCGGCTATTTGAAGAACTATCGGACGGAGTCGAACGAATCGCGGTACGAGTCGAAGTACAGCTCCCAGCTGAAGGGTGGATTCGAACCGATCGGGCGGGATGTTAGCGGTGCGCGGGCTATCCGCGTGCAGGACATACCGGACGGTGTGCTGGGTCGGCCGGTAGAGTTTGAGA TCGATGGTTCACAGGCCGGTTCGGGAAATCTGGAAATCCTTGTCAACGGGGGTCGCGTCACGTCGGCAGTGCGGGCGCTCGGCAATCAGCGCTTCATCGCCAGCTTCACGCCGCACGAGTCCGGCACCCACACGGTGCAGATCACCTTCAACGAGGAAACCGTTCCCG GCTCACCTTGGAATATCAACATCATGTCGTCACCAGGGCTCACGGCTCTCGGTGAGTCCACGCGGCTAGTGCCGGCGAACCTGCCGGCGGTTTTTGAGGTGCTGCCGCCCCCGGGCGCCTCGATCCGTGGCAGCGACTGCGTCGCCACCGTGCTCTCCCCGAGCAAGACCAAAGTGTCCGCCCGGGTGACGCACGAGTCGGCCAACGGTTCGCTCCGGATCGAGTTCGTCCCGTCGGAGGTCGGCACGCACATTATCGAAGCATCGATCGGGGGTACCACCCTCGTGGGCGGTCCGCTCATCGCCAAGGTGTACGACTCGAGCCTGATCCAGGTGACGGACGTGAACGGCGGTGTCGTtgggcagccgtgccagttccgCGTCGACGCGAGCGCAGCCGGCGAGGGGCAGCTGGAAATTTCGATCAACGAAGGCGAAGTGCCAAACCACGTGCAGGTGGTGGGCGGTGGCCGCTGTTTGGTGTCGTTCACGCCCGAGCAAGCCAAACCACATCTGATCGATATCAAGTTTAACGGTGAAACGGTCATCGGCTGCCCGTTCGTGTGCTCGGTCGCCGATACGAGCCGCGTTCTGCTGAACCTCACCAATCTGGAGCTGATCCCGGTCAACCGGCCGGCCTCGTTTCACATCACCGtcagcggtggtggtgcggcCGAGCTGGCCGTCAGTGTGCGCGGACCGCAGGGTGAGCTGCCGGTGCGCGTAACCGGCGACATCCATGCCGGGTTTACGGCCGAATTTACGCCGAACCACGTCGGCGCGCACACGATCAACGTCGAGTACAATGGCTATCCGGTGCAGGGCACACCGTTCGTGGCGAAATCGTACGACGCCACCAAGGTGGCGGTCGGGTCCGTGTCCAAGGGTACGGTCGGCCGGCCGGTACAGTTCACCGTCGATGCGGGCGACGCGGGCGAAGGCAACCTCGAGATAACGATCTCGGCCAAGGGCCACAACATTCCCACGCAGGTGCATCCGCAGGGAAATGCCAA ATTCGCCGTCTCGTTCGTGCCGGCCGAACCGTGCGAGCACATCATCAACGTGTCGTTCAACAAAATGCTTGTCCCCGGCTGCCCGATCACCGTCATCATCAACGGCGGCACGACCGGGCCGCAGGTGTCGCTCGGCGGGCCCGGCCCGCTCCACATGCCCAACTCGCTGGTCATCAACCACGCCGGAGGCCGCCTGGAGGACATCGAAGTGAACGTCGAAG GGCGCCGTAGACTTTTGTACTAG